Below is a genomic region from Alosa alosa isolate M-15738 ecotype Scorff River chromosome 24, AALO_Geno_1.1, whole genome shotgun sequence.
TATGTTCTCCAGCCCTGATATCGGAATAGagcccctcagtcaaataacatAGGTTATGTTATGTGATATGTCTTAATAGGGCCCCTCAATCATATAACATAGGTTATATTATTCACCCTGATATCTAAATGGGGCCCCTCATTTGAATAACACAGGTCACGCTCTAtgtgataatcatgctttgtaattgcCATCTTTTTTCACAGCAAGATGCCTTAAATGTGTTGATGGTTATATTATCTATCTAAGCGTTTTTCATCCAGTCAGCTGAGGATCCGATGAGCTCATGATGAGAGTACTAAGGTACTAGAATAaggtaataaaataaaaaataaataaataaataaaaaagatgaTTGTTTTATGTCCATTTTCATATGTTCCAGGAGATGCATTCATGTTTGCAAAGGAAAGTTTGAAAAATTGTGCATCATCAGGGATCAATGACTTGAATTTGAACTTGCTGACTCCACAGGCTAAAACCAATGAATGCCCTGGTGCTTACCTCAAAGTTCACATCTCCACAGCAATTGCAGGCAAGGCATGGCCCTTCTAGTTTCATCACCGTCTCACGGTTTGGGCCTCGAATAGAGAATTTGGGATAGCAAGCATTCCAGTCCTGGGTGACATAACCAATGGTGGTACCAGGTGGTGCTTGTACTTCcatctacccacacacacacacacacacacagggagagattTCTTAAATGACACACTAAATAAAtacacaggcagagagagggggaggggagttCTTAAATCACTCAAATGACTTAAAATGACTTATGAAATGACATGCATTAATGTTGCATTCTTTGATGATTACAAACAAATCTCCCACCATGAGGCAATCAGTGCTCGACATTGCTGCCTGTAACTGGATCTCTGTTTGTGCCACGACGGTCCAAGAATACTCCGTTACTAAGGTTAGGACTCTCACATGACTACTGGGATGtgatgtgggtgggtggtgagTACTAATGTAGTCCAGAGTGTTCATATGACACCCTTGGCCTTAGCCCAGCCAGTGTTGTGATTTGAAAGCCATTGAGGTAGATGGGGCGAAATGAAAAGGGATTGGCTTAGGTAAATAAAGGCCCATTCATAGGAAAAAAACTTTTTTCTCTGGTTAGGCAGGAAGACCTGCAGATTGTCTATATTCAGAACAGAACAGCTAGCCACACAAAGTCATGCTTAACATGGCACGCCTGTAAAAGGAGAGGACCTGACTGACTGCAGGATCTTTTGACCTGATTGCAGAAATTCTGACCTTTCCGGTTAGTATGGTGCCCATTGCCCAATCAGTAATGGCACCATCCTGGCCCCCAGTACCCACATATTTATGACGACAGATCTTCTGATCAGACCTTTCAGGTCTTTCGGATTAGTGAGCTGCCATGATGAAACAAAAGAGAATGTCCACACACCGGCACCGTAGCTCCCACCATTTGATTAACCCAACAGAGTTGTCTTCAGGCAAAATCAAGACCCCCCCATGCATTAATGGCTGCCTGAATGGCCTTGTTACCTCTTGAAGGCAGCAGGGACACCAGCAGGACACACAACGGAAGGGCCTCACGAGCCGAATGACCTCACGGTCACCGTTGTCCTTAATCTTCATGTCAAAGCTACGTAGCGAGCCACAGCAGTTGCGAGTACAACAGTCGTTCTTCTCCTTAGCCTTGTAAATCTTCTGCCCCATGCTGTTTTTGATCTCATACTGGTTGTTGGTCTCAAAGCCGATGAATGCTTGATGAAtgcaggaggaaagagagagacattaatTGCAAAAAGTTACCAGGTTGAACAAAGCAATGGCTCAATGGTGAAGTTAGATTAGAAGAAACAACAAAAATCCAAAAAAACAATATCCAACAGCAACACTGTGGGGAGGTGGTAGTGTAGcggttaaggaactgggctagcgtgcagtagcctgaaagtagTGATGgccaaatgaagctttggtgaaacactgaaccacagcagtgtgaacctagcgacactagctaaaaaagcaaaaagatggccgccacacatacatttttcaacataaaagtccttagcaaaccaatatttttggttacatatactggtttgggtaaggacttttatgttgaaaaatctacatgtggcagccatattggattttttcattagtgttgctagcttcacactgctgtggtttagtggttcaccaaagcttcatttgcccatcactacctgaaagttgtcggttcaattcccggcttccacagttgtgctcttgagcaaggcacttaacaccaagttgctccggagacaatgtaatcccttgtaatatagttgacatgtgtaagtcgctttggctaaaaatgcgtcagccaaatgtaatgtaatgtaatgtaatgtaaagcaaCACAACATACTATAAAACAGCAGTATGTAAATTATATTGACTTACGGCTCGTGTCCATTATTGCGGTGCATAGACGCAAGTGGGCGTGTATAGGCTAAAGTGTATGGTATAacgttttattttttgtaattacacAATGCCAGCTAACGTAGGCTACTATAGTGGAGGTAGCCTCCTACTGTTaacatattttattgaaacacTTACAAATATCACTGACATGTTCCTCCAAAGCACATTCTGTCTTGGTTCAAGTCGCCAACAAGGTTTTTTTGATAGGGTGCAGTGGCAAACTTGTTCTAAACTTAACTTCTTCGCCACTATATAgcttaatatattttcataaaacctACACGATTATCAGGCGGAACAAATATTTCTGGCAGGCTATTGTTCCGGACCGGAAGACTAGAGCAAAGGTCAGAACTTGTTTACCGAAAATGTACTTTCATTGGCTAACCGCCTCGCGTTAACCGCcctcatttgcataaagttcagctgagccagagaatgtctaataagggttAGGGCCCAACTTCTTGACGCGCCGCCTCTGTTCGAATGGCCGCGCCGCCTTCCCAAGGTGCATTGCGGAAGCGTAAACCACGCCTTGCCGCTCTCCATCAATGGAGGAAATCAATGGGCTATGTCCGGCGCGGTGGGCTTTGCCGCGATAATGGACACGAGCCGTAACATACTATATAACAGCAGTATGTAGATTATATTGACTAACATACTATATAATAGTAGTATGTAGATTATAATGACTAACCTTCCAGAAGCTCTACTTTCTGATGTATCAAAATCTGATCAATCTGAAAAAGAGACCAAAAAGGATTATATTGACATGAAGAAACAAATGAAGCCCCTCATGCCCAGATAGATATCTTAATATACACATGTCCTATGATATATACCCAGGTCCATAAGATGACAAATCAGTTAGATCAATTAGACAAATCAGAAATTAGTAGAAAACACCACAAACCACTCTAACAGTGATTTGAAGAAAAAactaaaatgaaatgaaacaaacaaacaaaacacaatacAATCAGCTACAGCCATTTTCCTGCTCTGGACTCCCTGCGTGGAGTACCCACCTGTGAGAGGTACTCCAGGCCCGGTGGCACACCCACTGGCACTGAGACTGGTGCGGGGGCTACAGGTGCAGCTGGTCCTGAGGGCTGGTATGGAGGGGCTCCAGGCCCCGAGTGCTGGTACTGGGGGGGAGCTGGCCCTCCATACTCCTGCATTGGCATGGGTGGACCTGGGCTAACCGGGCCGGGTTGGTACATGACTGGCTGGTCTGGAGAGGGCTGGTAACCCATGTGAAACCCAACAGGAGGAGGCGCTTGGCCGGGGTCACCGTAGCCTGGCTGGGACATGGGATATGGGGGCATGGAATATCCACCAGGTTGAGGCACAGGGTAAGGACCCTGGTGAGGGGAAGGGTACCCTGTAGGGTAAAATAGAAGCAATAGAATACCACAGTAAAATAGAAGCAATAGAATACCACAATACTAAACATAAGCGCTGAGACTACTGTAAGGACTATCAAAATGTAACCAACGACAGAAAACAGGAAGGTTCACTTTAGGGGACAGTAAGATGCATTAGACTTGTGAAATTGTAGAAATTACAAGCTGTCTGACTCCATTAAATTagtaaactagaaaatgtaat
It encodes:
- the LOC125289684 gene encoding phospholipid scramblase 2-like isoform X1, which encodes MSGPGYPSPHQGPYPVPQPGGYSMPPYPMSQPGYGDPGQAPPPVGFHMGYQPSPDQPVMYQPGPVSPGPPMPMQEYGGPAPPQYQHSGPGAPPYQPSGPAAPVAPAPVSVPVGVPPGLEYLSQIDQILIHQKVELLEAFIGFETNNQYEIKNSMGQKIYKAKEKNDCCTRNCCGSLRSFDMKIKDNGDREVIRLVRPFRCVSCWCPCCLQEMEVQAPPGTTIGYVTQDWNACYPKFSIRGPNRETVMKLEGPCLACNCCGDVNFELKGKDGGHSIGRISKQWSGLLKEVFTDTDNFGIQFPLDMDVKMKAVLMGACFLIDFMFFEKVGDTNQRNTVFS
- the LOC125289684 gene encoding phospholipid scramblase 2-like isoform X2, with translation MPPYPMSQPGYGDPGQAPPPVGFHMGYQPSPDQPVMYQPGPVSPGPPMPMQEYGGPAPPQYQHSGPGAPPYQPSGPAAPVAPAPVSVPVGVPPGLEYLSQIDQILIHQKVELLEAFIGFETNNQYEIKNSMGQKIYKAKEKNDCCTRNCCGSLRSFDMKIKDNGDREVIRLVRPFRCVSCWCPCCLQEMEVQAPPGTTIGYVTQDWNACYPKFSIRGPNRETVMKLEGPCLACNCCGDVNFELKGKDGGHSIGRISKQWSGLLKEVFTDTDNFGIQFPLDMDVKMKAVLMGACFLIDFMFFEKVGDTNQRNTVFS